A window from Ostrinia nubilalis chromosome 13, ilOstNubi1.1, whole genome shotgun sequence encodes these proteins:
- the LOC135077326 gene encoding uncharacterized protein LOC135077326 codes for MAITKLSQRAEGGLTRQLVDLPSFNGACEEWLAFRRSYEDTARSFTPAQNLARLRRCLQGHAREAVKSLLFTAEDPEELMKSLEVRFGRPGAIALAELKKMERLPRVNESSGEICMFASRVRNAVATIRALGKTEYLCAPGAVECLIEKMPPTMKSRWLMYQRERRAEGKPALELMYDFMEVEADINSDYAPPEVSWDQKRNMFKRPVHHVQQTEGRREEPKTDAKKCPECREDHWLYECKKYKEASVEDKWEMVKKARMCFKCLRFKHSRNTCRAQPCKKCMRWHHISLHSEKPAAAKTQEKPAEGVVSSVHTTSCGKAYLKMTPVNLYGPKGTAKVLALLDEGSTVTLLDSSVAKKIGAQGKPEAITIEMVGGNGMQKSNSQKINMKIKGVHCRNKFNMEARTIDNLKLVKQGVEERMLQKCKHLQKIKDKLVYDKEEPQLLIGQDNWGLIVTRRLRKGKASEPVASLTSLGWVLHGCDAGGSVPVKFVHHSRLMEDETEALVRRHFEIESLGVQARRPSNDADKRALDVLEKTTKRLPNGRFESGLLWKSERETLPNNYHQAHQRLINMEKKLDKDPALKTSYEEQIENLLKNGYAEKAPETTTPGRTFYLPHFAVMHPIKKKPRIVLDAAAKFNGKSLNDALLPGPDLLQSLFGVLLRFREGPVAVVADIKEMFLRIQMREEDRDSLRFLWRGSKRNGKPEEYRMASVIFGATSSPSTAIYVMNKNAEDFKEEHPAAVAAIQRNHYMDDYLQSFTTVEEAKRVAKEVQTIHNKASFHLRGWGSNQPTVLEGIEDQRQEEVLELGKEEKTLGLRWLITEDALAFNVGFRNTPPEVLAGQRVPTKREVTSAVMSTFDPMGFATPILIQGQKLIQEIWRTKIDWDEKILEPQVAAWTGYLEDVAVLKELKIPRCLSPRTRRGQLHTFCDASEEAYAAAVYWRTEDPDGTIRVALIAGKARVAPSKPVSIPRLELQAALLGSRLASSVEKELDLEIEERTFWTDSSTVLQWLKADPRKFKTFVAHRLAEIEELTRIQDWRWVPTKENPADDATRGTPNEFDENARWFKGPAFLYGNKEDWPARRFEVKEELTGEEKNPQVVATLKVIPQVTPDPKRFSDWTRLLRSTARIFQFIDLLRRRVAEKRSVHIVRHRRWKKTPSHIPREKKEEKVFLTLEDKFIHRAEEELIKRSQQESFSRELCCLEKGRPLENSSRLKKIDIYLDGRGILKLRTRTRKIGSREGRTNPIILDGKSQICRLIIGFYHKRFYHGNSGTIINEIRQKFWVLGLRSTTRWITHGCQWCRVHKGEPQIPPTGDLPAERLQHHQPPFTCTAVDYFGPMQVTIGRRTEKRWGALFTCLTTRAIHLELANSLSTSSMIMALRRMAARRGTPKIIFSDNGTNFVGANRELQEAASREGITWRFIPPGCPNMGGAWERMVRSVKTSLMTVLKERSPPEEVLHTLLLEVEHIVNSRPLTHISMDPEDEESLTPNHFLIGRSCGAMAPGVFEDHDLIGKANWRTAQRLTDHFWQRWLKEYLPTLMPRKIAGRETEDPQVGDVVLIVDATLPRNTWPRGEVLRVYPGPDGRVRILDVRTPGGVLRRPTRRVVVLVPAKTSHPEEGVLRTAGENVSDVKESQN; via the coding sequence ATGGCCATCACCAAGCTGTCACAGAGGGCAGAGGGTGGCCTCACAAGACAACTGGTCGACCTCCCAAGTTTCAATGGCGCATGTGAAGAATGGCTCGCGTTCAGAAGGTCATATGAAGACACCGCGCGCTCCTTCACGCCGGCACAAAATTTGGCGCGACTACGAAGGTGTCTCCAGGGGCACGCGAGGGAGGCAGTCAAGAGCCTCCTGTTCACCGCCGAGGATCCGGAAGAGCTGATGAAGAGCCTGGAGGTCCGGTTCGGCAGACCTGGAGCCATAGCCCTGGCGGAGTTAAAGAAGATGGAAAGGCTGCCAAGGGTCAACGAGTCATCAGGGGAGATCTGCATGTTTGCCAGCCGAGTCCGCAATGCCGTGGCCACCATCAGGGCACTCGGCAAGACAGAATATTTGTGCGCACCAGGGGCCGTGGAGTGTCTTATTGAGAAGATGCCGCCGACCATGAAGTCTCGGTGGCTGATGTACCAACGTGAGCGCCGGGCAGAGGGAAAACCAGCGCTCGAACTCATGTACGACTTCATGGAAGTTGAAGCAGATATTAACAGTGATTACGCTCCCCCGGAAGTGTCCTGGGACCAGAAGAGAAATATGTTCAAGAGGCCGGTTCACCATGTCCAACAAACAGAAGGACGCCGTGAAGAACCGAAGACTGACGCGAAGAAGTGCCCAGAGTGCCGTGAGGACCACTGGCTGTACGAATGTAAGAAATATAAGGAAGCCAGTGTTGAAGATAAGTGGGAAATGGTGAAGAAGGCAAGAATGTGCTTCAAATGCCTGCGCTTCAAGCACTCAAGGAACACATGCCGGGCACAACCATGCAAGAAGTGCATGAGGTGGCATCACATCAGTCTTCACTCAGAGAAGCCCGCAGCGGCGAAAACTCAAGAGAAGCCCGCCGAAGGAGTTGTATCGTCGGTGCACACCACGAGCTGCGGAAAGGCCTACTTGAAGATGACGCCGGTGAACCTCTACGGGCCCAAAGGGACAGCAAAAGTGCTCGCGCTCCTGGACGAAGGGTCCACCGTCACGCTGCTGGACTCATCAGTGGCAAAGAAGATTGGGGCGCAAGGGAAGCCGGAAGCCATCACCATCGAGATGGTCGGGGGGAACGGTATGCAGAAGAGCAACTCCCAGAAGATCAACATGAAGATCAAGGGGGTCCATTGCAGAAATAAATTCAACATGGAAGCGAGAACTATCGACAACTTGAAGCTGGTGAAACAAGGGGTCGAAGAAAGAATGCTTCAAAAGTGTAAACACTTACAGAAGATCAAGGACAAGCTGGTCTACGACAAGGAAGAACCACAACTACTGATCGGGCAAGATAACTGGGGGCTCATAGTCACACGGAGACTACGCAAAGGGAAGGCCTCCGAACCAGTTGCCTCCTTGACCAGCTTGGGATGGGTCTTACACGGATGCGACGCCGGAGGAAGTGTCCCTGTCAAGTTCGTGCACCACAGCAGGTTGATGGAAGATGAAACAGAAGCCCTGGTCCGCCGGCACTTCGAGATAGAGTCGCTCGGGGTGCAAGCACGTCGGCCAAGTAATGATGCCGACAAAAGGGCACTCGACGTCCTAGAGAAGACCACGAAGAGGCTACCAAATGGACGGTTCGAGTCTGGGCTGCTGTGGAAAAGTGAAAGGGAAACTCTACCGAACAACTACCATCAGGCACACCAGCGTCTCATCAACATGGAGAAGAAATTAGACAAGGACCCAGCACTGAAGACTTCGTATGAAGAACAAATAGAAAATCTGCTGAAGAATGGATATGCAGAGAAAGCTCCAGAAACCACGACGCCAGGGAGAACATTCTACTTACCTCACTTCGCGGTGATGCACCCGATAAAGAAGAAACCGAGGATAGTTCTCGACGCCGCCGCCAAGTTCAACGGGAAGAGCCTCAACGATGCGCTGCTGCCTGGGCCTGACTTATTGCAGTCGCTCTTCGGAGTGCTTCTCAGGTTCCGGGAAGGTCCAGTCGCCGTCGTCGCCGACATCAAGGAGATGTTCCTACGCATCCAAATGAGGGAAGAAGACCGGGACAGTCTGCGGTTCTTATGGCGCGGCAGCAAGAGGAACGGCAAACCGGAAGAGTACCGCATGGCCTCGGTGATCTTCGGGGCAACGTCATCACCGTCTACGGCAATTTATGTCATGAACAAGAACGCAGAAGACTTCAAGGAGGAACACCCGGCAGCCGTGGCAGCAATACAGAGAAACCATTATATGGATGACTACTTGCAAAGTTTCACAACGGTAGAAGAAGCCAAGCGGGTCGCGAAAGAGGTACAGACGATCCACAACAAGGCGAGCTTCCACCTGAGAGGATGGGGGAGCAATCAACCAACCGTTCTGGAAGGAATTGAAGATCAGCGACAGGAGGAAGTCCTCGAACTGGGCAAGGAAGAGAAAACCCTGGGGCTGAGATGGCTAATCACAGAAGATGCACTCGCCTTCAACGTGGGCTTCAGGAACACTCCGCCCGAAGTACTCGCTGGGCAAAGAGTACCAACGAAGAGGGAAGTCACCAGCGCCGTCATGTCTACGTTCGACCCCATGGGCTTCGCGACGCCGATCCTAATACAGGGCCAGAAACTCATACAGGAGATCTGGCGTACCAAGATCGACTGGGACGAGAAGATTCTCGAACCGCAAGTCGCCGCATGGACCGGATACCTGGAAGACGTCGCCGTACTAAAGGAACTGAAGATCCCAAGGTGCCTGTCGCCGAGAACCAGAAGAGGACAACTCCACACGTTCTGCGACGCGAGTGAAGAAGCGTACGCCGCAGCCGTCTATTGGCGAACGGAAGACCCAGACGGCACGATACGCGTCGCATTGATTGCTGGGAAAGCAAGGGTAGCTCCTAGCAAACCAGTGTCTATCCCACGGTTGGAATTGCAAGCAGCATTATTGGGCAGCAGACTTGCCTCATCGGTGGAGAAGGAGCTCGATTTAGAGATTGAAGAAAGGACCTTCTGGACAGACTCCAGCACCGTCCTTCAATGGTTGAAAGCAGACCCGAGAAAATTCAAGACGTTCGTGGCCCATCGCCTCGCGGAAATTGAAGAGCTGACGCGAATTCAAGATTGGAGATGGGTGCCGACAAAGGAAAACCCCGCAGATGATGCCACAAGAGGCACTCCGAACGAGTTTGATGAAAACGCAAGATGGTTCAAAGGTCCCGCCTTCTTATATGGAAACAAAGAAGATTGGCCGGCGAGACGCTTTGAAGTCAAAGAAGAACTCACCGGAGAAGAGAAGAATCCCCAAGTTGTTGCCACATTGAAGGTCATACCACAAGTCACTCCGGACCCGAAGAGATTCTCCGACTGGACTCGACTGCTACGCAGTACAGCGCGCATATTCCAGTTCATCGACCTGCTAAGAAGAAGAGTAGCGGAAAAAAGAAGTGTCCACATCGTCAGGCACCGAAGATGGAAGAAAACACCGAGTCACATCCCCCgggagaagaaagaagaaaaggtCTTCTTAACGCTGGAAGATAAGTTCATACATAGGGCAGAAGAGGAGCTTATCAAGAGGAGCCAGCAGGAGAGCTTCTCCAGAGAACTTTGCTGCCTCGAAAAAGGGAGGCCATTGGAGAACTCGAGCCGACTAAAGAAGATTGACATATACCTGGATGGCCGCGGAATCCTAAAACTGAGGACGCGCACCAGGAAGATTGGTTCGAGAGAAGGACGAACCAACCCGATCATACTGGACGGGAAAAGTCAAATCTGCCGGCTCATCATAGGGTTCTATCACAAACGGTTCTACCATGGCAACTCCGGAACGATAATCAACGAAATAAGGCAGAAGTTCTGGGTACTCGGCTTGCGCAGCACCACAAGATGGATCACACATGGGTGTCAATGGTGCAGAGTCCACAAGGGAGAACCTCAAATACCACCCACAGGAGACTTGCCGGCCGAACGATTGCAGCATCATCAACCACCCTTCACCTGCACGGCAGTGGATTACTTCGGCCCGATGCAAGTCACGATTGGGAGGAGAACTGAGAAGAGATGGGGAGCCCTGTTCACCTGCTTAACGACCCGGGCGATACACCTGGAGCTGGCTAATTCATTAAGCACCAGCTCCATGATCATGGCCCTGCGAAGAATGGCTGCACGAAGAGGGACGCCGAAGATAATCTTCAGCGACAACGGGACTAACTTCGTGGGGGCCAATAGAGAATTGCAAGAGGCCGCCTCAAGGGAAGGAATCACATGGCGTTTCATCCCACCTGGATGTCCGAATATGGGAGGCGCCTGGGAAAGAATGGTCCGCTCGGTAAAGACATCATTAATGACCGTTCTTAAAGAAAGATCCCCGCCAGAAGAGGTCCTGCACACGCTCCTCCTCGAAGTGGAGCATATCGTAAACTCACGTCCCCTTACCCACATCAGTATGGATCCCGAAGACGAAGAAAGCCTAACGCCGAACCACTTCCTCATCGGAAGATCCTGCGGAGCAATGGCGCCGGGCGTGTTTGAAGACCACGATCTCATCGGGAAGGCGAACTGGAGGACAGCGCAGCGCTTGACGGACCACTTCTGGCAAAGGTGGCTGAAGGAATACCTGCCAACTTTGATGCCGAGGAAAATAGCCGGCCGGGAGACCGAAGACCCTCAAGTCGGCGACGTCGTATTAATAGTCGACGCGACGCTACCAAGAAACACTTGGCCACGAGGGGAAGTGCTGCGAGTGTATCCTGGACCGGACGGCAGAGTAAGAATCCTCGACGTGCGAACACCCGGAGGAGTGCTGCGGCGACCGACGCGACGAGTGGTAGTCCTGGTTCCTGCCAAGACGTCGCATCCGGAGGAAGGAGTGCTTCGCACTGCGGGGGAGAATGTTAGCGACGTCAAAGAGAGTCAGAATTAA